One genomic region from Streptomyces venezuelae encodes:
- a CDS encoding MFS transporter: protein MTAPASRRASTLACSVVGAAVVALDGTVLTVAQPALQRDLHAGVGQVQWTSTAYLVTVASLLVFAGRLGDRYGHRRVFAVGALGFAAASAGIVLAPGIGTVIALRVLQGVCGALLQPATLGMLRTAFPPERLATPIAVRTAAIGLAAAAGPLVGGALVSAYGWRAVFLLGVPPTLAIGLLALAGPERRADGAGQRPSTGFAALDPLGAVLLAATLGLLVHGLVDAPRPGGSGTTVLVLAAALAVGAVLVRHERRAPHPLLPSELMRSVPVRAGLAVLLAASAALFGTLFVATYFLQDVQGLDPLDCALRFLPLALLMVLCAPLCAPLQRRFGPRRTAAVGAGLLTLGVLLLSRLDATASAASVGTGSALLGAGFVTLMVTATSVVVHRAPEAHAGVAGGLQQTAMNIGPALGVATATLLIALVPDGGFVPDRGVVLPVLAAAAALALPAALALPDTAHRRVNQRGKREGTRPGPTTPGTRRRFCVRS, encoded by the coding sequence GTGACCGCCCCGGCCTCGCGTCGTGCCTCCACTCTCGCCTGCAGTGTCGTCGGCGCCGCCGTCGTCGCCCTCGACGGCACCGTCCTCACCGTCGCCCAACCCGCCCTCCAGCGGGATCTGCACGCCGGCGTCGGACAGGTGCAGTGGACGAGCACCGCCTATCTCGTCACCGTCGCGAGCCTCCTCGTCTTCGCCGGCCGGCTCGGCGACCGCTACGGCCACCGCCGGGTCTTCGCCGTCGGCGCCCTGGGCTTCGCCGCCGCCTCCGCCGGCATCGTCCTCGCCCCCGGCATCGGCACCGTGATCGCCCTCCGCGTGCTCCAGGGGGTGTGCGGGGCGCTCCTCCAGCCCGCGACCCTCGGCATGCTGCGCACCGCCTTCCCGCCCGAGCGGCTCGCGACGCCGATCGCCGTGCGCACGGCCGCCATCGGACTCGCCGCGGCGGCGGGCCCGCTCGTCGGCGGGGCGCTGGTCTCCGCGTACGGCTGGCGCGCGGTCTTCCTCCTCGGCGTGCCGCCGACCCTGGCCATCGGGCTGCTCGCACTCGCCGGTCCGGAACGGCGCGCCGACGGCGCAGGGCAGCGCCCTTCCACCGGATTCGCCGCGCTCGACCCGCTCGGTGCCGTCCTGCTCGCCGCGACCCTCGGCCTCCTGGTCCACGGACTCGTCGACGCGCCCCGGCCCGGCGGAAGCGGGACCACCGTGCTCGTGCTCGCCGCGGCCCTGGCCGTCGGGGCCGTGCTCGTCCGGCACGAGCGCCGTGCCCCGCACCCCCTCCTGCCGTCGGAGCTGATGCGGAGTGTGCCCGTCCGTGCCGGACTCGCCGTGCTCCTCGCCGCCTCGGCCGCCCTCTTCGGGACGCTCTTCGTCGCGACGTACTTCCTCCAGGACGTCCAGGGCCTCGACCCCCTCGACTGCGCGCTGCGCTTCCTGCCCCTCGCCCTGCTCATGGTGCTCTGCGCGCCCCTCTGCGCACCGCTCCAGCGCCGCTTCGGACCGCGCCGCACCGCCGCCGTGGGCGCCGGCCTGCTCACGCTCGGCGTCCTGCTGCTCTCCCGGCTCGACGCCACGGCCTCCGCGGCCTCCGTCGGGACCGGCTCGGCCCTCCTCGGCGCGGGCTTCGTCACCCTCATGGTCACCGCGACCTCCGTCGTCGTGCACCGCGCTCCCGAGGCCCACGCGGGCGTCGCCGGCGGCCTCCAGCAGACCGCCATGAACATCGGACCCGCCCTCGGCGTCGCGACCGCGACCCTGCTCATCGCCCTCGTGCCGGACGGCGGGTTCGTCCCGGACCGGGGCGTCGTCCTGCCCGTCCTCGCCGCCGCCGCGGCCCTCGCCCTCCCTGCCGCCCTCGCCCTGCCCGACACCGCGCACCGCCGGGTGAACCAGCGGGGCAAGCGCGAGGGGACACGCCCGGGGCCGACGACACCCGGGACCCGACGGCGATTCTGCGTACGCTCATGA
- a CDS encoding TetR/AcrR family transcriptional regulator, translating into MQLEENEGHDEQEDGLRGRLVRAGVELVNAEGAQALSLREIARRAGVSHGAPRRYFPTHLDLLSAIARQGFHELAGRLAEEDREDAGPRERITILARVYLSYAETRRGMYELMFRHDLLDSGRLGLRETSLPLFAHLTALVARATDPGPGAASPGDTPRSAGEAPPADVPPPGDTPPSPGEAPPADAALRAGALWANLHGIAQLWHWGSLRLATGGTDPAPLLAAVLDAHLGPVGAAP; encoded by the coding sequence ATGCAGCTCGAGGAGAACGAAGGACACGACGAGCAGGAGGACGGACTGCGCGGACGGCTCGTCCGCGCGGGCGTCGAGCTCGTGAACGCCGAAGGCGCGCAGGCCCTCTCCCTGCGCGAGATCGCCAGAAGGGCCGGTGTGTCCCACGGGGCGCCCCGCCGATACTTCCCGACCCATCTGGACCTGCTGTCGGCCATCGCCCGCCAGGGCTTCCACGAACTGGCCGGCCGCCTCGCCGAGGAGGACCGGGAGGACGCGGGACCACGCGAACGGATCACGATCCTCGCCCGTGTCTACCTCTCGTACGCGGAGACCCGACGCGGCATGTACGAGCTGATGTTCCGCCACGACCTGCTCGACAGCGGCCGGCTCGGGCTGCGCGAGACGAGCCTGCCGCTCTTCGCCCACCTCACGGCGCTCGTCGCCCGCGCCACGGACCCCGGACCGGGCGCGGCCTCGCCCGGCGACACACCCCGGAGCGCCGGCGAGGCGCCGCCCGCCGACGTGCCTCCGCCCGGCGACACGCCTCCGAGTCCAGGCGAGGCGCCGCCCGCCGACGCCGCTCTGCGTGCGGGCGCGCTCTGGGCCAATCTCCACGGCATCGCCCAGCTCTGGCACTGGGGCAGCCTGCGGCTCGCCACCGGCGGCACCGACCCCGCCCCGCTCCTCGCCGCAGTCCTCGACGCCCACCTCGGGCCCGTCGGGGCCGCCCCGTGA
- a CDS encoding LysR family transcriptional regulator, which translates to MFERYELEAFLTLAEELHFGRTAERLGVSTGRISQTVKKLERRVGAPLFARTSRSVRLTPVGRRLYEDALPAYRQLRAALERATEAGRGVHGRLRTGFATPWGGELLTAAADTLIARHPGCEITVREVPLDGGSAPLRDGTLDVQFVAFPVREPDLTTGPVVVTEDRVLLLPAGHPLAGRESLGLEDLAGLAMIAPEGASPRYWRDHHFPRRTPSGAPVGRGPSAATWQEVLSHVGAGRGVATGAALGARYHPRPGIAYVPLRDAPPIEYGLVWPTAADSALLRAFVEAVGASRP; encoded by the coding sequence ATGTTCGAACGGTACGAGCTGGAGGCGTTCCTGACGCTCGCCGAGGAGCTCCACTTCGGGCGCACCGCCGAGCGCCTCGGCGTCTCCACCGGCCGGATCAGCCAGACCGTCAAGAAGCTGGAGCGCCGCGTCGGCGCCCCGCTCTTCGCCCGCACCAGCCGCAGCGTCCGGCTCACCCCCGTCGGCCGACGCCTGTACGAGGACGCGCTGCCCGCCTACCGGCAGCTGCGCGCCGCGCTCGAACGCGCCACCGAGGCCGGTCGGGGCGTCCACGGCAGACTGCGGACCGGCTTCGCCACGCCCTGGGGCGGCGAACTGCTCACGGCCGCCGCCGACACGCTGATCGCCCGCCACCCCGGCTGTGAGATCACGGTCCGCGAGGTCCCGCTCGACGGCGGCTCCGCACCGCTCCGGGACGGCACACTCGACGTGCAGTTCGTCGCGTTCCCGGTCCGCGAGCCGGACCTCACCACCGGCCCCGTCGTCGTCACCGAGGACCGGGTCCTGCTCCTGCCCGCAGGGCATCCGCTGGCGGGCCGGGAGTCCCTCGGTCTGGAGGACCTCGCGGGGCTGGCCATGATCGCCCCCGAGGGCGCGAGCCCCCGCTACTGGCGGGACCACCACTTCCCCCGCCGCACTCCGTCGGGCGCCCCCGTCGGCCGGGGGCCCTCCGCCGCGACCTGGCAGGAGGTCCTCTCCCATGTGGGCGCCGGGCGGGGCGTCGCAACCGGTGCGGCGCTCGGCGCCCGCTACCACCCGCGCCCCGGCATCGCCTACGTTCCCCTGCGGGACGCCCCGCCCATCGAGTACGGGCTGGTCTGGCCCACGGCCGCGGACTCCGCGCTGCTCAGGGCCTTCGTCGAGGCGGTCGGCGCGTCACGCCCCTGA
- a CDS encoding M20 family metallopeptidase: MSTEPDATHDELDERAAKVADRVVAWRRHLHRHPELSNREVNTARLVADELRALGLDEVRTGIAGHGVVGVLRGAGAEPGGRVVALRADMDALPVKDLCGAEFAADVVDAGYPGGPFPVSHACGHDCHTAMALGAAAVLAGVRDRLPGTVLFVFQPAEEGPPVTEEGGARAMVEAGAFADPVPTMTFGLHVTPFPKGHVGYRIGNQYAASALVRVVVTGKQTHGSTPWEGVDPMPAVGAVLTGVGQLYRQVSAFAPVTVSIGHVEDVGRFNIIGQTVTLWGTVRCAVESDMAEVQGRLTTLVEHSAAAYGATASVEYLQPVPPVHNSRPWVESALPTFRRVVGEDRVVETGGTLGYDDVSEFVRRFGGLYVTLGVQDAALDPSGRPVPVPGGRGIATNHHPHFYADDDTLVTGVRLHAHVAYDHLTGALAAATPEDSGA, encoded by the coding sequence TTGAGCACGGAGCCGGACGCGACACACGACGAACTGGACGAGCGGGCGGCGAAGGTGGCGGATCGGGTGGTCGCCTGGCGGCGCCATCTGCACCGGCACCCGGAGCTGTCGAACCGGGAGGTGAACACGGCCCGGCTGGTGGCGGACGAGCTGCGCGCGCTCGGCCTCGACGAGGTGCGGACGGGCATCGCGGGACACGGTGTCGTGGGCGTCCTGCGCGGGGCGGGCGCGGAGCCGGGCGGCCGTGTCGTGGCGCTCCGGGCGGACATGGACGCGCTGCCGGTCAAGGACCTGTGCGGGGCGGAGTTCGCCGCCGACGTCGTGGACGCCGGCTATCCGGGCGGCCCGTTCCCCGTCTCGCACGCCTGCGGCCACGACTGCCACACGGCGATGGCGCTCGGTGCCGCGGCGGTGCTCGCCGGGGTCCGGGACCGCCTCCCCGGCACCGTGCTCTTCGTCTTCCAGCCCGCCGAGGAGGGCCCACCGGTCACCGAGGAGGGCGGGGCGCGGGCGATGGTCGAGGCGGGCGCCTTCGCCGACCCGGTGCCGACGATGACCTTCGGCCTGCACGTGACGCCCTTTCCGAAGGGTCACGTGGGCTACCGGATCGGCAATCAGTACGCCGCGTCCGCGCTCGTCCGTGTCGTCGTGACCGGGAAGCAGACCCACGGCTCCACTCCCTGGGAGGGCGTCGATCCGATGCCGGCCGTGGGGGCGGTCCTGACGGGTGTGGGCCAGCTGTACCGGCAGGTCTCGGCCTTCGCGCCCGTCACGGTCTCCATCGGGCACGTGGAGGACGTCGGCCGGTTCAACATCATCGGGCAGACGGTGACGCTGTGGGGCACGGTCCGGTGCGCCGTCGAGTCGGACATGGCCGAGGTCCAGGGGCGGCTGACGACGCTCGTGGAGCACTCGGCGGCGGCATACGGGGCGACGGCCTCGGTGGAGTACCTCCAGCCCGTTCCACCCGTGCACAACAGCCGGCCTTGGGTCGAGTCGGCGCTGCCGACCTTCCGCCGGGTCGTGGGTGAGGACCGGGTCGTGGAGACCGGGGGCACGCTCGGGTACGACGACGTCTCCGAGTTCGTACGCCGCTTCGGCGGCCTGTACGTGACGCTCGGGGTCCAGGACGCGGCCCTCGACCCCTCGGGCAGGCCGGTGCCGGTGCCGGGCGGGCGCGGGATCGCCACCAACCACCATCCGCACTTCTACGCGGACGACGACACCCTCGTCACCGGTGTCCGGCTCCACGCGCACGTGGCGTACGACCATCTGACGGGGGCTCTGGCTGCGGCCACGCCCGAGGACTCAGGGGCGTGA
- a CDS encoding LLM class flavin-dependent oxidoreductase: MPRPALRLAVELDGDGAHPAAWRRAAHAPGELLSPRRLARTAAAAENAGFTLVTLDDSILPPASGAGPVGRIGAVERAAFVAASTSVVGVAPVVATTYAEPFHVSSQLSSLDHVSAGRAGWVVGAEEDPSAARAWGRPLVEGPEALAREARDGVRVVRDLWDSWEDNAVIRSVATSRYLDRERLHAVDFTGETYSVKGPSIVPRPPQGRPVVLARQGLVPAELTDVALVGGTTAKETGAAGDAAKAAGVPLAFAEIEVALDTPRDTARERIADLERYSPWEERPGRLRYTGSAEGLVVLLAELAASVDGVRLLPLVLDEDLSVLSRLVLPELFVRRLATRPLPGTTLRTSLGLPRPASRFATATTLVREETR; this comes from the coding sequence ATGCCCCGCCCCGCCCTGCGCCTGGCCGTCGAACTCGACGGCGACGGTGCCCATCCGGCCGCCTGGCGCCGCGCCGCGCACGCCCCCGGCGAGCTGCTGTCCCCGCGGCGGCTCGCCCGGACCGCAGCCGCCGCCGAGAACGCCGGCTTCACCCTCGTCACCCTGGACGACTCGATCCTGCCGCCGGCCTCCGGCGCCGGCCCGGTCGGCCGGATCGGCGCGGTCGAACGCGCCGCCTTCGTCGCCGCCTCGACGAGCGTCGTCGGGGTCGCCCCCGTCGTCGCCACGACCTACGCCGAACCGTTCCACGTCTCCTCGCAGCTGTCCTCCCTCGACCACGTCTCGGCCGGCCGCGCCGGCTGGGTGGTCGGCGCCGAGGAGGACCCGTCCGCCGCGCGGGCCTGGGGCCGCCCTCTCGTCGAGGGTCCCGAGGCCCTGGCCCGTGAGGCCCGCGACGGCGTGCGGGTCGTCCGCGACCTGTGGGACTCGTGGGAGGACAACGCGGTCATCCGGTCCGTGGCCACGAGCCGCTACCTGGACCGCGAGCGGCTCCACGCCGTCGACTTCACCGGCGAGACCTACTCGGTGAAGGGCCCGTCCATCGTGCCGCGCCCCCCGCAGGGCCGTCCCGTGGTCCTCGCCCGCCAGGGCCTCGTCCCGGCCGAACTCACCGATGTGGCACTGGTCGGCGGGACGACCGCGAAGGAGACCGGGGCTGCGGGCGACGCGGCGAAGGCCGCCGGCGTGCCGCTGGCCTTCGCCGAGATCGAGGTGGCCCTCGACACCCCGCGCGACACGGCCCGGGAGCGGATCGCCGATCTGGAGCGGTACTCCCCCTGGGAGGAACGCCCCGGCCGGCTCCGGTACACCGGTTCCGCCGAGGGGCTGGTGGTCCTCCTGGCGGAGCTCGCCGCCTCCGTCGACGGCGTGCGGCTGCTGCCCCTGGTCCTCGACGAGGACCTGTCGGTGCTCTCCCGCCTCGTCCTGCCCGAGCTGTTCGTCCGGCGGCTCGCGACACGCCCGCTGCCGGGCACCACCCTCCGGACGTCCCTGGGCCTCCCCCGGCCCGCGAGCAGGTTCGCGACCGCCACCACTCTCGTCCGGGAGGAGACCCGATGA
- a CDS encoding TMEM165/GDT1 family protein encodes MHLDPLAIVTAFGLIFLAELPDKTMFASLAMGTRMRPLYVWIGTSTAFLAHVAIAVGAGSLLGLLPGWIVKLVSALLFAFGAFMLLRGGGDDEDGDEGGRTVTGFWPVFSTAFMAVFISEWGDLTQITTANLAATNGTWSTAIGSLAALMSVSALALVAGRFIAKRVPLKTVQRVGGVCMAGLAIWSLVEVFTG; translated from the coding sequence ATGCACCTCGACCCCTTGGCGATCGTCACCGCCTTCGGGCTGATCTTTCTCGCCGAGCTTCCCGACAAGACGATGTTCGCGTCCCTCGCCATGGGCACGCGCATGCGTCCGCTGTACGTCTGGATCGGCACCTCGACCGCTTTCCTGGCGCATGTCGCCATCGCCGTGGGAGCCGGCAGCCTGCTCGGGCTGCTCCCCGGCTGGATCGTCAAGCTGGTCTCGGCCCTGTTGTTCGCCTTCGGCGCCTTCATGCTGCTGCGCGGCGGGGGCGACGACGAGGACGGCGACGAGGGCGGCCGGACGGTGACCGGCTTCTGGCCCGTCTTCTCGACCGCCTTCATGGCCGTCTTCATCAGCGAGTGGGGCGACCTCACCCAGATCACCACCGCCAACCTCGCCGCCACCAACGGCACCTGGTCGACGGCCATCGGCTCGCTCGCCGCCCTGATGAGCGTCTCCGCCCTCGCCCTGGTCGCGGGCCGCTTCATCGCCAAGCGCGTACCGCTCAAGACCGTGCAACGCGTCGGCGGCGTGTGCATGGCGGGCCTCGCGATCTGGTCACTCGTCGAGGTCTTCACCGGCTGA
- a CDS encoding CocE/NonD family hydrolase, whose amino-acid sequence MPQDNPFTTGSSEDFPGFPDGTVGLTAADTARIAGSGIGSGSGLWAADGTVNPDAVRLGQTLATALLGGGTPGLASADSLLPAELAAHVEEVRGLAWPAYHRIESTDGIGLSAFSLRQLGPGPHPLVVVPAGWTPFGWPLFLWAYLSLARRGYHVLAYTPRGLGFPGLPSTSEGLVDVAGPHDWADGSAVIDFAVEHLAPSTIGFLGESYGSGISQLVAAHDGRVSAVVALSTWGNLATSLYDNEVRHVAAVEALLSLTGGPVEEKFDEDNQRILADFRAARNLDEVVKWGRKRAPESYLPLTNENETPTFFSNTWHESLFPVNQVLTTFEGLRVPKRLNLWIGDHAAPEGPALIGTQPRKANVPMEEAYAWLDHHLKGEHNGVEEWENVSSQVMFTYLTEPVLDGTGAPTGENRIVEPAIRESRADWSEVTTGVEVFGLTGDGAGGADGLLVPRAGGEQVPQEESGWRRVFVAGVDTEATAMDLPLMKTGQAEWGGNPKIYDTRKIDRRHAVAWTTEPLRASEGEGRAARRVRGIPRLRLTVRSTSTQAGLVAHLLDVAEDETARIITHEPLNVYGLTPEQDATVTWHLQAAAYDIPDGHRLMLVVDSMDPLYGGATVTWTQTAFGSPEGEPSFLELPLG is encoded by the coding sequence GTGCCCCAGGACAACCCCTTCACCACCGGCTCGTCCGAAGACTTCCCCGGCTTCCCGGACGGCACCGTGGGCCTCACGGCCGCCGACACCGCCCGCATCGCGGGAAGCGGCATCGGCAGCGGGAGCGGCCTCTGGGCCGCCGACGGAACCGTGAACCCCGACGCCGTCCGCCTCGGCCAGACCCTCGCCACCGCACTCCTCGGCGGCGGCACCCCCGGCCTGGCGAGCGCCGACTCGCTGCTCCCGGCCGAACTCGCCGCGCACGTCGAGGAGGTCCGCGGCCTGGCATGGCCCGCGTACCACCGCATCGAGTCCACCGACGGCATCGGGCTCTCCGCCTTCAGCCTCCGGCAGCTCGGCCCGGGCCCGCACCCGCTCGTCGTCGTCCCCGCGGGCTGGACCCCCTTCGGCTGGCCGCTGTTCCTCTGGGCGTACCTCAGCCTGGCGCGCAGGGGCTACCACGTCCTCGCGTACACGCCCCGCGGCCTCGGCTTCCCCGGACTGCCCTCCACCTCCGAAGGCCTCGTCGACGTCGCAGGGCCCCACGACTGGGCCGACGGCTCGGCCGTCATCGACTTCGCGGTGGAGCACCTCGCCCCGAGCACCATCGGATTCCTCGGAGAGTCCTACGGCTCCGGCATCAGCCAGCTCGTCGCCGCCCACGACGGCCGCGTCTCGGCCGTCGTCGCCCTCAGCACCTGGGGCAACCTCGCCACCAGCCTCTACGACAACGAGGTCCGCCACGTCGCTGCCGTGGAGGCGCTGCTCTCGCTCACGGGCGGTCCGGTCGAGGAGAAGTTCGACGAGGACAACCAGCGGATCCTCGCCGACTTCCGGGCCGCCCGGAATCTGGACGAGGTCGTCAAGTGGGGCCGCAAGCGCGCCCCCGAGTCGTATCTGCCCCTCACCAACGAGAACGAGACGCCCACCTTCTTCTCCAACACCTGGCACGAGAGCCTCTTCCCGGTCAACCAGGTCCTGACGACCTTCGAGGGCCTGCGGGTGCCCAAGCGGCTCAACCTCTGGATCGGCGACCACGCCGCCCCCGAGGGCCCGGCGCTCATCGGTACGCAGCCCCGCAAGGCCAACGTCCCCATGGAGGAGGCGTACGCCTGGCTCGACCACCACCTCAAGGGCGAGCACAACGGGGTCGAGGAGTGGGAGAACGTCTCCAGCCAGGTGATGTTCACCTACCTCACCGAACCGGTCCTCGACGGGACCGGCGCACCGACCGGGGAGAACCGGATCGTCGAACCCGCGATCCGCGAGAGCCGGGCCGACTGGAGCGAGGTCACCACCGGCGTCGAGGTGTTCGGTCTGACCGGCGACGGGGCCGGCGGCGCGGACGGCCTGCTCGTCCCGCGCGCCGGCGGGGAGCAGGTCCCGCAGGAGGAGTCCGGCTGGCGGCGCGTGTTCGTCGCGGGCGTCGACACGGAAGCCACCGCCATGGACCTGCCGCTCATGAAGACGGGCCAGGCGGAGTGGGGCGGCAACCCCAAGATCTACGACACCCGCAAGATCGACCGCCGGCACGCCGTGGCCTGGACGACGGAGCCGCTCCGCGCGTCCGAGGGGGAGGGGCGCGCGGCCCGCCGCGTCCGGGGGATCCCGCGCCTGCGCCTCACGGTCCGCTCGACGTCCACGCAGGCCGGGCTCGTCGCCCACCTCCTGGACGTCGCCGAGGACGAGACGGCCCGGATCATCACCCACGAACCGCTCAACGTGTACGGCCTGACGCCCGAACAGGACGCCACCGTGACCTGGCACCTCCAGGCCGCCGCGTACGACATCCCCGACGGCCACCGGCTGATGCTGGTCGTCGACAGCATGGACCCGCTGTACGGCGGGGCCACCGTCACCTGGACGCAGACCGCCTTCGGCTCACCGGAGGGCGAGCCGTCGTTCCTGGAACTGCCCCTCGGCTGA
- a CDS encoding PP2C family protein-serine/threonine phosphatase yields MPDVGHQRPPGKAESTQFNLGRALPFLILAVTAAADVFTPDRERFERLLVAAPALAAVTWSVRGTIGIGVLTMVVRALLHLGRDEALVPELLASEVVLALVTAAAAWVSRVRTRYEQDLREVTAVAEVVQRVVLRPLPDRLGRFDLHLLYVAAAAKARIGGDFYEAVRVPGGVRIMLGDVQGKGLGAVETASVLLGAFRATVNTAPDLAALADTLDEGLTRYGGWDPESDAAERFATVVLVELPDDRDVARLLSCGHPAPLVQRGSEVTPVAFADPSLPVNLAGLAENHHRIEEVPFGPGDRMLLYTDGVSETRDRAGTFYPLELRLRGWAREPDAELPAILHRDLTAYGVDGLDDDVAALLVVRRPEPVRPPEAVGGPGPAGRPGPSRPPEPVRPTV; encoded by the coding sequence ATGCCCGACGTCGGCCACCAGCGCCCGCCCGGCAAGGCGGAGAGCACACAGTTCAACCTGGGTCGCGCCCTGCCCTTCCTGATCCTCGCCGTGACGGCAGCCGCCGATGTCTTCACCCCCGACCGGGAGCGCTTCGAGCGCCTCCTCGTCGCGGCGCCCGCGCTCGCCGCCGTCACCTGGAGCGTGCGCGGGACCATCGGTATCGGAGTGCTCACCATGGTGGTCCGCGCGCTCCTCCACCTCGGCCGGGACGAGGCCCTCGTCCCCGAACTCCTCGCGAGCGAGGTGGTCCTCGCCCTCGTCACCGCCGCCGCGGCCTGGGTCAGCCGGGTCCGCACCCGCTACGAGCAGGACCTCCGTGAGGTGACCGCCGTCGCCGAGGTCGTCCAGCGGGTCGTCCTGCGCCCGCTGCCCGACCGGCTCGGCCGCTTCGACCTGCACCTGCTGTACGTCGCGGCCGCCGCCAAGGCCCGTATCGGAGGCGACTTCTACGAGGCCGTCAGGGTCCCCGGAGGCGTACGGATCATGCTCGGTGACGTCCAGGGCAAGGGCCTCGGAGCCGTCGAGACCGCCTCCGTCCTGCTCGGCGCCTTCCGGGCCACGGTCAACACGGCCCCGGACCTGGCCGCGCTCGCCGACACGCTCGACGAGGGCCTGACCCGCTACGGCGGCTGGGACCCCGAATCCGATGCCGCCGAACGCTTCGCCACCGTCGTCCTCGTGGAACTCCCCGACGACCGGGACGTCGCCCGGCTCCTCAGCTGCGGCCACCCCGCCCCACTGGTCCAGCGCGGTTCCGAGGTCACTCCGGTCGCCTTCGCCGACCCCTCCCTCCCCGTCAACCTCGCGGGCCTCGCCGAGAACCACCACCGGATCGAGGAGGTGCCCTTCGGCCCGGGGGACCGCATGCTCCTCTACACGGACGGTGTCAGCGAGACCCGCGACCGGGCCGGTACCTTCTACCCGCTGGAGCTACGGCTGCGCGGCTGGGCCCGGGAACCGGACGCCGAGCTGCCCGCCATCCTCCACCGCGATCTCACCGCGTACGGCGTCGACGGCCTCGACGACGACGTCGCCGCGCTCCTCGTCGTCCGCAGGCCCGAACCCGTACGCCCGCCCGAGGCCGTGGGCGGGCCCGGCCCCGCAGGCCGGCCCGGACCCAGCAGGCCGCCCGAGCCCGTCCGGCCCACCGTTTGA
- a CDS encoding NtaA/DmoA family FMN-dependent monooxygenase (This protein belongs to a clade of FMN-dependent monooxygenases, within a broader family of flavin-dependent oxidoreductases, the luciferase-like monooxygenase (LMM) family, some of whose members use coenzyme F420 rather than FMN.) — translation MTRTDPTDVPRPDARLHFGVFFQGVNHWTIWSDPSSGSQIDPASFLRVARTAERGLFDAFFLGDGQRLRESEGGIHELDVAGRPDSITQLSALAAGTDRIGLVSTSNTTYNEPADLARRLSGLDLLSGGRAGWNMVTTHNAWTGENFRRGGFLDHADRYTRAEEFLSVARAVWNGWSEEAVAASADARSWSVPGAVGRVRSRGAHFDVDLAPTLPRSAQGHPVIFQAGDSGEGRDFGARNADVIFSAHGLDFDDALGFAEDLRRRLRAAGRPEGALRILPGTEIIIGATEKEAEEKARWVRLEQVTPAVALGIAGRLWNIDLSGRDADGPLPAEDPVIAEYTGKFGSSRFRDTLATVAEWRAKAEANGWSLREAVIELGPQRGHVGTPAGLAEKFARFVRYGAVDGFNVSPYLVPEGLDDIVDLLVPELQERGVYRTAYTGTTLREHLGLAPVE, via the coding sequence ATGACCCGCACCGATCCCACCGACGTCCCCCGTCCGGACGCCCGGCTCCACTTCGGCGTGTTCTTCCAGGGCGTCAACCACTGGACGATCTGGTCGGACCCGTCGAGCGGTTCGCAGATCGATCCGGCCTCGTTCCTCCGGGTGGCGCGGACCGCCGAGCGCGGCCTCTTCGACGCCTTCTTCCTCGGCGACGGGCAGCGGCTGCGCGAGTCGGAGGGCGGCATCCACGAGCTCGACGTCGCCGGTCGCCCCGACTCGATCACCCAGCTGTCGGCACTCGCCGCCGGAACCGACCGCATCGGCCTCGTCTCCACCTCCAACACCACCTACAACGAGCCGGCCGACCTGGCCCGGCGCCTCTCCGGGCTCGACCTGCTCTCCGGCGGCCGGGCCGGCTGGAACATGGTGACCACGCACAACGCCTGGACCGGGGAGAACTTCCGGCGCGGCGGATTCCTCGACCACGCCGACCGCTACACCCGCGCCGAGGAGTTCCTCTCCGTGGCGCGCGCCGTGTGGAACGGCTGGTCGGAGGAGGCGGTGGCCGCGTCCGCCGACGCGCGTTCCTGGTCGGTGCCGGGGGCGGTCGGGCGCGTACGGTCGCGCGGGGCGCACTTCGACGTCGATCTCGCCCCGACCCTGCCGCGCAGCGCCCAGGGCCACCCGGTGATCTTCCAGGCCGGGGACTCCGGTGAGGGCCGGGACTTCGGCGCCCGGAACGCGGACGTGATCTTCTCAGCGCACGGACTGGACTTCGACGACGCCCTGGGCTTCGCCGAGGACCTCCGGCGGCGGCTGCGGGCGGCCGGGCGGCCCGAGGGCGCGCTGCGGATCCTGCCGGGTACGGAGATCATCATCGGCGCGACGGAGAAGGAGGCGGAGGAGAAGGCCCGCTGGGTCCGCCTCGAACAGGTCACTCCCGCCGTGGCCCTCGGCATCGCGGGCCGCCTGTGGAACATCGACCTGTCGGGGCGGGACGCCGACGGCCCCCTGCCGGCCGAGGATCCCGTGATCGCCGAGTACACCGGAAAGTTCGGGTCGAGCAGGTTCAGGGACACGCTGGCGACGGTCGCCGAGTGGCGGGCGAAGGCGGAGGCCAACGGCTGGTCGCTGCGGGAGGCCGTGATCGAACTCGGCCCGCAGCGCGGGCACGTCGGCACCCCGGCGGGGCTCGCGGAGAAGTTCGCGCGGTTCGTCCGGTACGGCGCGGTCGACGGCTTCAACGTCTCGCCGTACCTGGTGCCGGAGGGGCTCGACGACATCGTGGACCTGCTCGTGCCCGAGCTCCAGGAGCGCGGGGTGTACCGGACCGCGTACACGGGGACGACGCTCCGCGAGCATCTGGGGCTCGCGCCGGTGGAGTGA